The sequence CTAGAGCGCATGCAAAGCGTTATAGCGCAGGCCGCCACCAGAATACCGTTTCATGATGATTATTTAGTACGGTATACCACGCAACAAAAATGAAAAGGTGTAGGCGTAAAAAAACCCACTGAATACTTCCGTAAACAGTGGGTTTTGACTAACGCTTACCGGTAACGTATTAGTTAACGAATGTAACGATTAATAATGTTTTCGTATAACTCTTGCTGTCCACTCGTCACGGGCGGCTCACCATTGGCGTTACCAATTTCAGCTAGCTGTTCCAACGTTAAAGTACCCATTTCAAACGCCGAACCCTTACCGCTATCAAACGTTGCGTAACGTTCTTCACGCATTTTTTCGATGGGCGATTTTTGCAACAAATCATCGGCAATCAATAACGCACGCGCAAAAACATCCATGCCACCAATATGGCCATAGAAAAGATCCGCTAGGTCAGTAGAGTTACGACGTGCTTTTGCATCAAAGTTAACACCACCACCTTGTAAACCTCCCGACCGAAGGATTACTAGCATCAACTCAACCGTTTCATTGATGTTATACGGGAACTGATCAGTATCCCAAGAGTTTTGGTAGTCTCCACGGTTAGCGTCAATACTGCCTAACATGCCAGCATCTGCTGCTGCCTGTAGCTCGTGGTCCATCGAATGCTGGGCCAACGTTGCGTGGTTAGTTTCGATATTAAGTTTAAAATCTTTCTCCAAACCATGCTCTTTAAGAAAACCAATAACGGTTTCACTATCAACATCGTATTGATGTTTGGAGGGTTCCATCGGCTTTGGCTCGATAAAAAAGTTACCCGTAAAGCCTTGTCCACGAGCATAATCGCGCGCCATGGTTAAGAAACGCGCCATGTGAGCTTTCTCGCGCTTCATATCGGTGTTGAGCAGGCTCATGTAGCCTTCACGACCACCCCAAAATACGTAGTTTTCGCCGTCTAACGCAATGGTTGCATCAAGCGCATCTTTCAATTGCGCACCAGCATAAGCCAATACATTGAAATCGGGGTTAGTAGACGCACCGTTCATAAAACGAGGGTTTGTAAACAGATTGGAGGTGCCCCATAACAATTTAACGCCAGACGCTTTCTGCTTTTCCTTCAAGACGTCAACCATTGTTGATACACGGCGACTATATTCTGCACGGTCAGCTCCGGCTTCCTCAACAACATCTACATCGTGAAAACAGTAGTAAGGCGTACCCAGTTTGGTGATAAATTCAAACGCTGCGTCCGCCTTCTGTTTGGCACGTGTAATCGCGTCTGGCCCATCGAACCAAGGATGACGGCGAGTACCAGGGCCAAACGGGTCGGCACTCGTATCACAGAAGGTATGCCAATAGCAGGTGGCAAATTTAAACCAATCTTTCATTGCCTTGCCAGCAACTACGCGGTTTTCGTCATAATAACGAAACGCTAGTAGGTTATCCGACTCGGGGCCTTCAAAGGCTATTTTGCCTATGCCTGGGAAGTATTCTTTATCGCCAATTAAAACGCTCATAGCTTTCTACCTTTTAAATAAGTCATAAATAATCAGTTGAACAACCGAACACCACAGTGGGCGACCAGCTCTTCACCCGGCGATAGCTCAACTAGACCATCGCCGGTATTAAATGCATTGATGCCGCAGGTCATGGGCTCAACAGCTACGGATTTACGATCTGGCGGAATGTATAGCTGGATAAAATTGTAGCCACGTGGGCCACTGCGCTGCCATACATCCAGACGCAAATTATCTTCGGGTGAAAATAAACTCACCCGAGTTTCGTCTTCTGAGCCTTGCTCATTAAGACGATAACAGTCATCGAAGGGTTTCGCGCCTATAGCCTTCGGTTCCTGAAATTCGGTAAAGGGTTCGACGTCGCCCGTAGGCAACATTCGATCATCGATTAATGTGTGCACGGTAGAGGGGACGGTAAGATGCAACTCGTCAGCACTGCGCCCCGGCAACTGAAAGTATGGGTGCCACCCTAATCCAACCGGTATAGCCTGCTTATCAACATTTTTAACCTTGAAAATTTGGGTAAGCCCTGCAGCGCTACTTAATCGGTATTCAATACGTACCTCAGTTTGAAAAGGAAAGCCATCTGTTTGCGTTTCAACGGCGTATAGCAGCTCAATAACACTTTCCGTTTCGCCTTCCTCTAAAGTGATAACACGCGCGGGCGTGCGGTAAAGAGAACCGTGCAACGCATTATTAAAGCCTGTTTCATTCACGGGAAACTGCTGAGTTTTACCCAGCCAGTGATACTGGCCTGCATCTAAACGATTGGGAAACGGGTACAAAACCGTCCCACGAAAACCCGCGTTTACCGCTAGCTCCGCTTTGTCTTCAATTCCAGCAATTACACTCACAAGAGCCTTATCGCCAGCACTTAACCATAATCCATTCAGTAAACCACCTAACTCGGGTACCACTTCAAGCTTGGCTAACCCATCTCGTGTACGAAGAAGCACAGGGGTAAATTGTTGTTGTGAACTCATTAACTATAAACCTTGTCAGTGGCGCCGAAGCGTCATCCCTTATAGATGATTATTGTGGTAATGCTGCAACCCACTCGCCATACGCCTGCTCATATTGACCAACCTTGCCGGCATTTGGCTCGATAACGTTGACGCGAGTTAAACTACTAAACGCTTCTTTCGCAGAACCAAAATAACCACAACCCAGAGCAGCGGCGCGAGCGGCGCCTTCAGCACCGTCAGTTTCGAAGATTTCAACAGCCGCTTGGGTAGTATTAGCAAATGCAGTGGCAAACACATCGCTCAGAAACATATTGCCTTGTGCAACACGCACAACATCACAGCTACCACCCAACGACTTCAATACGTCAAATCCTTGATTCAGAGCGAATACAATTCCCTCCTGAACCGACCGCACCATATGCCCAAGGCCATGTCGGTTCAAGTCTATATTGCGTAATTGCGCGCCCATATTACGATTCTGAAAAATTCGCTCTGCACCATTACCAAAGGGATGGAAGATTAAGCCCTCACTCCCAATAGGTGTAGCCTCTGCCTGAGCATTCAATAGCCTATAATCTACCGGTTTTCCGTCAACACTTAACAATTGACGTAGCCAACTATAAGATCGACCAGCACCGTTCACGCAAACAAGAACACCGTTACGAGGCGCTTCAGGCTCGCTGGTGACATGTAAAAAAGTGTTTACGCGTGACTCAACATCGGCTGCGGGTTTGTCCGTAACCCCATAAATGACGCCAGAGGTGCCCGCCGTTGCCGCAACTTCACCAGGCTCTAAAACATTTAAACTCAAAGCGTTATTGGGCTGATCTCCACCGCGATAGCTTATTTTTACGCCTGCGCGTATACCGAGCTGAGCGGCAGCTTTAGCAGACACTTCAGATTGCTCACCAATGCTCGGCACTATAGAGGGAATTAAGTCTGCACTTACGCCCCAATGCTCAAGCAATGAATGTGCTATATCCTGCTCTTTAAAGTCCCACAACGTGCCTTCAGATAAGCCCGAAGCTGTCGTGTTAATTACGCCCGATAATTTCATAGCGACAAAATCACCCGGTAACATTACTTTGTGAATTTTCTCGAAAGTTTCTGGCTCTTTATCCTGCACCCAACGTAATTTCGCCGCAGTAAAATTACCGGGCGAATTTAGGAGGTGCTCAAAACAATAATCGCGGCCCAATGCTTCTAATGCGGCATCCCCGTAGGGTACAGCACGGCTATCGCACCAAATAATGGCAGGGCGTAAGACGTTTTGCGCATTATCGACCAAGACCAAACCATGCATTTGGTAGGAGATTCCAATAGCCTCAATTTTAAGCGGGTCGACACCTTCTTTAGCGAAAAGCTGCTCACAGCCTTTCGTAATGCAATCCCACCACAAGTCAGGATGCTGCTCTGCCCAGCCTGGTTGCGGGCTACTAATAGCCAGCTCCGTTTCTGGGTATTGGGTGGCCGCCAGTGGCTTACCGGAAGTTCCATCCAGAATTGAGAGTTTTACCGAAGAACTGCCTACGTCGATTCCAAGAAAAAGCATTGTTTACCTGCCAAGCGATTAATATCATTAATAGAGTATGCACTGGATCTTTTGGCCTTTGTCTAGCCCTCCAGCATCATAGGTGAAGTATAGCCTTATTGTCGTTTTGACCACAAGAGGTATTAATGCTACGATCAAGCCACTTCTGTTCTAACCGACAAGCGGTAGCCTTTTTTACACAAATTGGGCTTCACACAGCAGAGGATATACAGCCGTCTGCCACAACCGTTTACACAATTTTAGTCAACAGATCAGCAGTATTTTAGTGTCCGCATGGCTTTTTACAGGGCCGTTGTTTCGCGCCTACGCCTTATATTATAAGGTTTCTCGCCGAAAAATACGTTTCGAATTCATTCGGACACACATCAAATCGGCTGTTAGCGATTGCGTCTCACAGGCAACAAATACACCTGCATGGAGCGCAATACCCTAATATGAATAACCTCGGCAAACTATGGAGCCCAATCAACGTGGCAGAAGTAACCTCAGTAAGTCCAACCCGTGAACCCTATCCCTTACCAGAGGGTGTCATGCGCGGCTTATCCATCGACAACTTAATATTCGGCCTAGACGGCAGCGAATTGAAAATTTTGTTGATTAAGCATGGCGAAGGTATTCGTATGGGCGAATGGGCACTCCCTGGGGGCTGGATCAAGCACGAAGAAGACCTTAAAGATGCAGCCAAACGTCTTCTCAAAGACCTTACCGGTGTCGAACACCCCTATTTGGATCAGTTAAAAACCTTCGGCAAGGTGAATCGCTATCCCGCCGAACGAGTTGTTACTGTTGCCTATTACGCCCTCGTAAGTGCTGATGATTACGCGTTACTAGCCGGTTTTAGTGCAGCGGATGCCGGCTGGTTTAATGTGCACGACACCCCACAGCTTGTTTTTGACCACCAGAACATTCTCGACTTCGGTATTCAACACTTACAACACCAAGTTCGACACTACCCCATTGGTTTCAATTTATTACCCGAAAAATTTACACTGCTGCAACTTCAGGAATTGTACGAAGCCATACTCAACATTAAATTAGATAAACCCAATTTCCGCCGAAAAATAATGAAAATGGATTTACTTACCCCGTGCAATGAAAAACAAACAGGCGTGGCACACCGAGCAGCAAACCTCTATCGTTTCGATAAAGCCGCTTACGAGCAGTTAACACGGCAAGGCTTTACCTTCGAGGTTTAAAGCCTCGCTTACTTCGGCGTTTTCAGCCGTGTGTCTGCATTAATACCTTCAAGTATTTCAATATGAATGCCATTTGAAAGCCCCGTTTTTACTTTCTGCTTTTGAAATACTTGGGGTGTAGACTCAACCTCTACCAATATTTCGTCCCCTTCAAAAATCAACAAGCGTTCATTAATCGCTAACACCTGCTCACGCTTGTCCAACACGATATCGGCATTAGCGCTATAGCCCGCCCGTAAAAAACGATCATTCTGAAGGCTCACCGCGGCGCGAATCTGAAATTTAATGGTGCCTTGATCATCCCACCCCTTCGGTGAAATGTATTCCAACTCGGCAATAAAAGGCTCTTCCTCCATTGCACCAATATTTAACAAAAGCGCCATTCCAACATGAATTTTACCCACTTCGGCCTCGTCGACAGTGCCCTGAAAAATCATATCTTGCATATTGGCAATAGACGCAATGCTCGTACCCGCATTGAACGTATTCGTCTCGGTTACAAATGTTCCTTCCTTAACGGGTATATCTAAAATTAACCCTGTTAAAGTGGCGTGCACAAGATTCGATACCTTCCCTGCTTTTTTCGAAGCGCCCTCACGAATAATGGCCAAGTTACTTTCAGAAGATTGTAATGTTTCGGCCTGCAAATCAAACTCATGTAGGTACTTATTGTATTCGAATTCGGATATTAATCTATCTTCAAAAAGTTGTGTCTGTCGTTCCAATTCACGCTTAGCATTTTCATAGCGAAGGCGTGCGGTTTCCATTTTCGATTCAGCCGCGTTCAACCGTTCCATATTGGGAATTATTTGAATTCTCGCAATTAAATCACCCTTATTAATCGCTTGCCCAGCCTCTACAAATATTCTTTCCACCACACCCGAGACTTGTGATTTTATCTCGACTTCTTTGCGCGGAATAATTTTACCAGTAGCGACTGTTTTTTTCACAATATCGGTACGCATTGGCTTTTCTGTGGCATAGATAACCGGCTTCTCTTGAGATTTAAGGTAGAGAAAAACACCCGTCCCAATAAACACTGCCGCTATCACGATGGAAATCACAATGGCGAAAAACTTCTTCATTTAGACCAATCCTTATTATTTATTCATCTTGTAAAGCGACAACAGGGTTAACATTTGCGGCACGTCTAGCAGGTAATATTGAGGCCACGGCACCCGCAAAAAGCAGCACCAAAATGGCCCATATTGCGGTGGAAAAACTTATTTCCGGATTTAAAAAAGTCGTATTGGGATCGCTAGCAAACGTATCGACCAGTTCAACAACCAGCACTCCGGCTACCAAACCCGCGTAGCCTGCTAAAAATGTAATCGCCAGTGATTCCTGTACAATTGCACTGATTATGGATGCAGGTGTTGCACCAAGCGCTTTTCGAATACCAATTTCCTTCGTACGTTCTTTCACGGTAATAAGCATAATATTTCCTACGCCCACAACGCCCGCAATAATTGTCCCTATCGCGACAAACCAACTAAAAAATGCAATACCGGTAAATAGACTTTGCACGCGATCATATTGCGCCTGTGAATTCCAGCTGCCTATTACCCCTTTATCGTCCGGGTGTACCCGATGACGACGCAGTAAAAGATTTGTTACGTTCTTTTCAACAATGGCGGCATCCACACCACTAACGGGAGTAACGCTAAAGCTGTGCACTTGGCTACCTTGGTTAAAAGCTTTACGCAACGTATATTGAGGCATGTAAATACGCGTTAATTCACGTTGCGCCCAATTATTAAGGGCCGAAGGCTCAACCACACCGACCACCTGAAACTGTACGCCTAAAATCTTTATTCTCTGGCCAATGGGCGACTCGTCTTCTTCAAAGAGCAATTCTTTTACTCTTCGGCCAATGACAACAGATTTTCGCTCTTCCATTAAATCGAAACGGTTAAGATAGCGCCCCTCCAATAAGTGAAAATTTCCGCCTATAAATTTTTCTGGCCAGACACCGTTAATCTGAAAAGTATCGCCTTTCGTTTTTCGTGCAACAAATTGATCACCGATGCCATTACTGGGCGAAACAATCGCAACCTCATTCGACAACTTGCGGATAGCGGCCATATCGTCGTCATTCATATGAATGTACCGACCTTTTGTTAAACCTTTGTATGGAATACTGGTGGGGCGGCCGGACCACATCGCGACCGACGTTCTCACCCCACCCATACTGGCGTTGGCGCCGTTGCGTAACCCATTACCTGCTGCCAGCAGGTTAACCAACATAAATATTCCCCAGAACACGCCAAAGGCGGTTAAGGTTGCACGCATCTTGTGGCGACGCACACTGTCAAAAATTTCTTGCCAAATATCGCCGTCGAGTAAATGCATTCTATTCTTCCCGCATCGCTTCAATGGGTAATATTTTCGCTGCGCGTAGCGCTGGCGCTAGGCCCGCTAAAGCCCCTGCAACAATCAACACTATCACGGCCTGAATGGCGGTGGACAACTCTATATCGGGCGCGCCAAAGAAACCTAAACTTCCACCCGCATTTTTAACGACAAGACTAACGCCTTCCAGTATGGCGACGCCCAGTACCAGGCCACAATAACCAGCCGTCGCCGTAACGAGTACCGATTCACTTAAAATCATTGTCACTATCGATAGGGGTGTAGCGCCCAGTGCTTTTCGTACGCCAATTTCCCGCGTACGATCTTTCACCGTAATAATCATAATATTACTGATACCCACAATACCGGCAGCGAGCGTCCCCAACCCTACAAACCATACAAACATGGTAATGGCGGCGAATGTTTTCGTGGTGCTTTCAAGCTGGCGAGCCGTATTGTAAATGGAGATTGCACGTTCATCGGTAGGCGCTACGCCATGGCGTTGCCGAAGGAATGTTTTCAGATTTTCTTCTAACGTGTAAGAATCGGTGCTCGATTTAGGTGTTAACGCTAGCGTGCCTACTTTATTCGCACTACCAAACGTTTTTTGAAACGTTGTTAACGGTATATAGATACGCTCGGACATTCTCCCCTGCCGGCCCGAATCATAGAATACCCCTACCACTTGAAGCACAATACCGTGAAAAGTGATTTGCTCGCCGGTGGGGTCTACATTCTCACCAAATAAGCGATCTCTCACGGCGCTGCCAATTAACGCGACTTTGCGTGTATCGGCGGTATCGAGAACATTCAGCGTTCGCCCAGCACGATACTCCAGAAATCGTTTTATCGAGAAATAGTCATCTGCCACACCGAACACCCCGAACGCACCCGATTTATTTTTGTAGGTTACGTTTATTGTTCGCCGCCAACGTATGCCCGCACGATTCTCGGCAGATACATATTGAACCTCACCAAACTGTTCACGTAGCGCGGTTAAATCATCTTCGGTAAAATTAATTTGTCTTCCATTGGGAGTCCCTTGGTAGGGAATAGCGGTACGCCCAGCGCTTATCCACATACTACTTCGATCGTCACTACCAAAGCCTTGCGTTATGCCATTTTCAAGCCCTTTACCCGCACCGAGCAATAGAATTAGAATTAATATGCCCCAGAAAACACCAAACGCGGTTAAAAACGTTCGCAGTTTATTTTTGCGAATGGTGAATAGGATTTCTTGTAAGTTATCAAATTCCATGGCGTTTAGGTATCAACGATTAAGCCATCTTTTATGTGAATAACGCGTTCCGTTTGCGCCGCTATTTCATCTTCGTGCGTAACAATTACAACTGTTTTACCGCTGTCGTTTACCTCACGAAAAAGTGTCATCACGTCTTTTGACGTTACGCTATCGAGCGCGCCTGTAGGTTCATCGGCAAGTATTACTTTTGGGTTGGTTATTAGTGCACGTGCGACAGCAACGCGCTGTTTCTGTCCACCTGACAGCTCACCCGGCAGGTGCAATGCGCGGTCGCCCAAGCCCACACGATCTAAATATTCTTGTGCGCGACGATTGCGCTCTTTACGCCCCACTTTTTGGTAATACAAGGGCAGTGCGACATTTTCCATGGCGTTTTTAAACGGTAATAAATTAAAGGATTGAAAAACAAACCCCAAATGCTGATTACGCAAAGCCGCTGCTTTTCGTTCCGAGAGATGTCGAATGGCAATATCAGCAAGGCGATATTCGCCTTCATCATAACTGTCTAAAATGCCTAAAATATTCAATAGCGTCGACTTTCCAGAACCAGAAGAACCCATAATGGCAACCAGCTCGCCTTCGGCTATTGTGACATTCACACCTTTCAGTACGTGTAGCCGCTGCGTGTCGTTGCCATAATATTTATGTACATTCGAAATTTGAATCATGTCGATTTATTGTAGCTCTCGTATCGTTTGGGTTGTGACTGAATCCGTAATTGTTTGCAGAAGGTACCTGTAATGATTCTCTCAGCGTTTTGCCCACATCCGTCTGCGCCAAAGATTTTAAGGGTATAAAAACGACGTCACCGTAAATCGGCCAGTACGCGGGTTAAGGTCAAACGGGTAAGTATCGGGAATATTACCGGAATGCAGGCTCGAGCAACGGTAGATAAGTGCCCGATTAAACGTTGCTTCATAGCTGGCTACCCGCTCAAATAATGGTGTATCGCCGCTAATGTAGCCTTTGTAGCGCCCAATACCTTCAGTGCGCACTTCTTTATCAAGTTGCGTCATGTAACCTTCTACACGTGCTTGGTCGATATATTCGTAGCCCGTTTTTCTATGCCGGTAAAACGAGGTGCCACCGTAGGGCGCACCACACAAGTAATGAATAACCGCGAGGCTTTCGGGTTCTGGCCGATCGAAATGAGGCACTCGCTGCGGAGGGCTCAGTTGTTCGAACGGCGTTGCCACTATGGAAAAAAAACTTTCGCTCGACACTAACGCCGTGGCAGGTTGCCCAAAGGCCTCTTCAATAGCATCACCAGCGACGCTTAGCAGAGTATCAATATAGCGAGGCGGGGAGGGCGAGCGCATGCCCGGATAAAAACCTTTAGCCGGCGCCACATTTTGCTGAGTAAGTGCGTAATCAATAAGCGAATCGGCCTGCGAAAACACATTATCAATCACCAAAAGCGGCTGCTTCTCGTCACCAATACTGTTCACGCTATAGCGGTAGTTGGGGTGCTGCAGGGTGTTAGTCAATTCCACTCACTCATTATTTATTGTTAACGTGTGTAACCCTGCCTACTCGGTACAGAGGTGCACTTCACTCGTCTAGCGTTCGGGCAAATAACCCAACGTAAACACCAACAAACCCACCTGCACGTTGGGTGCTGAGATCACGGACATCCACACTTACCTCTAACCATTCAATGGGAGCCTGCTCGCCCCACTGATACGCAAAACGGTAGGCCTGCTCGTCACCTTCAACAATAAGCGTGAGCTTATCACGGTTTGCCTCAGTGAGAGGGTGTGTAGCGAGTCGCTTAAACCCACTTTTATCCTGATGATATAACACCAACTGCTGCTCTAATTGTTGATGTTCAACCGCCAATAGAACATGTGCTTGCTCACTTTGAAAAACCGTTATTCCGGCCTGATGCTCTGCTGGTACGGGAAGCTGAAGCTCAGTACGTGCTGTAAACGATTGGTGTTGCTGACGCCGCCCAACAAATGCAGGCTGCTTTAAATCGGCAAGCTGCACGCCGCTCGGTTTAAGTTGCAAACCGCCCTCCGGCAAAAATGAATACCACTCGCTGTCGCCACTGCGTAAAGTATTCCACTGCCAATTTAAGCTTGGCCCAGAGAAACGCTCGGTTACCGTAAAATTACCGTTTAATGGCTGTGCATTTTTTGTAACGGCTAAACCTTTAGGGGCCGGGGCGGTGTAAGGTAAAGCTTCCGTGCCACCTGCTATCACTGGCCATTCATCGTTCCATTGCACGGGCATAAGAAACGTTTCGCGCCCCGTATTAAAATAATCTTGCTGATAATTACGTGTTGCGAGAAAAACGGCCCACCAATCGCCATTGGGCGTTTGCACCATATCCACGTGACCTGCGGTCGCAACAGGGTTCACCCGTGTTGGATCTAAATGTCGCTGCGAGAGAATAGGGTTGTGTTCGTAAGGTACAAACGGTTCATTAAGGCTTCGCGCCCGAAAGACAACCTCTGAATGATTCTCAGCCGTGCCTCCCTCTGCGCATAGCAAGTAATACCATCCGTTTACTTTATAAAGGTGGGGGCCCTCTATCCAAATAGGCTTCTTGGTAATATCAGCTCCACCATTCACTATTACCTTGCCGGTGTCTGGAATAATCTGCAGCGTTTCAAGGTCTAGCTCCCATTTCCATATCGCTCGATGCCCTTCGTATAGGGGGGGCTCTAGAGGAGGGCCGTTGTGCGTTACATACACTTTGCCATCATCATTAAAAAATAGTGAAGGGTCTATACCGTCGATTTCAGGTAAATAGTAAGGGTCCGACCATTCACCAGCAGGGTCTTTTGCGGTGACAATAAAATTACCGCCTGCGCCATCTACGCCGGTTGTT is a genomic window of Teredinibacter purpureus containing:
- a CDS encoding xylulokinase, which encodes MLFLGIDVGSSSVKLSILDGTSGKPLAATQYPETELAISSPQPGWAEQHPDLWWDCITKGCEQLFAKEGVDPLKIEAIGISYQMHGLVLVDNAQNVLRPAIIWCDSRAVPYGDAALEALGRDYCFEHLLNSPGNFTAAKLRWVQDKEPETFEKIHKVMLPGDFVAMKLSGVINTTASGLSEGTLWDFKEQDIAHSLLEHWGVSADLIPSIVPSIGEQSEVSAKAAAQLGIRAGVKISYRGGDQPNNALSLNVLEPGEVAATAGTSGVIYGVTDKPAADVESRVNTFLHVTSEPEAPRNGVLVCVNGAGRSYSWLRQLLSVDGKPVDYRLLNAQAEATPIGSEGLIFHPFGNGAERIFQNRNMGAQLRNIDLNRHGLGHMVRSVQEGIVFALNQGFDVLKSLGGSCDVVRVAQGNMFLSDVFATAFANTTQAAVEIFETDGAEGAARAAALGCGYFGSAKEAFSSLTRVNVIEPNAGKVGQYEQAYGEWVAALPQ
- the xylA gene encoding xylose isomerase — encoded protein: MSVLIGDKEYFPGIGKIAFEGPESDNLLAFRYYDENRVVAGKAMKDWFKFATCYWHTFCDTSADPFGPGTRRHPWFDGPDAITRAKQKADAAFEFITKLGTPYYCFHDVDVVEEAGADRAEYSRRVSTMVDVLKEKQKASGVKLLWGTSNLFTNPRFMNGASTNPDFNVLAYAGAQLKDALDATIALDGENYVFWGGREGYMSLLNTDMKREKAHMARFLTMARDYARGQGFTGNFFIEPKPMEPSKHQYDVDSETVIGFLKEHGLEKDFKLNIETNHATLAQHSMDHELQAAADAGMLGSIDANRGDYQNSWDTDQFPYNINETVELMLVILRSGGLQGGGVNFDAKARRNSTDLADLFYGHIGGMDVFARALLIADDLLQKSPIEKMREERYATFDSGKGSAFEMGTLTLEQLAEIGNANGEPPVTSGQQELYENIINRYIR
- a CDS encoding aldose epimerase family protein encodes the protein MSSQQQFTPVLLRTRDGLAKLEVVPELGGLLNGLWLSAGDKALVSVIAGIEDKAELAVNAGFRGTVLYPFPNRLDAGQYHWLGKTQQFPVNETGFNNALHGSLYRTPARVITLEEGETESVIELLYAVETQTDGFPFQTEVRIEYRLSSAAGLTQIFKVKNVDKQAIPVGLGWHPYFQLPGRSADELHLTVPSTVHTLIDDRMLPTGDVEPFTEFQEPKAIGAKPFDDCYRLNEQGSEDETRVSLFSPEDNLRLDVWQRSGPRGYNFIQLYIPPDRKSVAVEPMTCGINAFNTGDGLVELSPGEELVAHCGVRLFN
- a CDS encoding NUDIX hydrolase, with the protein product MRGLSIDNLIFGLDGSELKILLIKHGEGIRMGEWALPGGWIKHEEDLKDAAKRLLKDLTGVEHPYLDQLKTFGKVNRYPAERVVTVAYYALVSADDYALLAGFSAADAGWFNVHDTPQLVFDHQNILDFGIQHLQHQVRHYPIGFNLLPEKFTLLQLQELYEAILNIKLDKPNFRRKIMKMDLLTPCNEKQTGVAHRAANLYRFDKAAYEQLTRQGFTFEV
- a CDS encoding DUF6445 family protein; protein product: MTNTLQHPNYRYSVNSIGDEKQPLLVIDNVFSQADSLIDYALTQQNVAPAKGFYPGMRSPSPPRYIDTLLSVAGDAIEEAFGQPATALVSSESFFSIVATPFEQLSPPQRVPHFDRPEPESLAVIHYLCGAPYGGTSFYRHRKTGYEYIDQARVEGYMTQLDKEVRTEGIGRYKGYISGDTPLFERVASYEATFNRALIYRCSSLHSGNIPDTYPFDLNPRTGRFTVTSFLYP
- a CDS encoding efflux RND transporter periplasmic adaptor subunit; amino-acid sequence: MKKFFAIVISIVIAAVFIGTGVFLYLKSQEKPVIYATEKPMRTDIVKKTVATGKIIPRKEVEIKSQVSGVVERIFVEAGQAINKGDLIARIQIIPNMERLNAAESKMETARLRYENAKRELERQTQLFEDRLISEFEYNKYLHEFDLQAETLQSSESNLAIIREGASKKAGKVSNLVHATLTGLILDIPVKEGTFVTETNTFNAGTSIASIANMQDMIFQGTVDEAEVGKIHVGMALLLNIGAMEEEPFIAELEYISPKGWDDQGTIKFQIRAAVSLQNDRFLRAGYSANADIVLDKREQVLAINERLLIFEGDEILVEVESTPQVFQKQKVKTGLSNGIHIEILEGINADTRLKTPK
- a CDS encoding ABC transporter ATP-binding protein: MIQISNVHKYYGNDTQRLHVLKGVNVTIAEGELVAIMGSSGSGKSTLLNILGILDSYDEGEYRLADIAIRHLSERKAAALRNQHLGFVFQSFNLLPFKNAMENVALPLYYQKVGRKERNRRAQEYLDRVGLGDRALHLPGELSGGQKQRVAVARALITNPKVILADEPTGALDSVTSKDVMTLFREVNDSGKTVVIVTHEDEIAAQTERVIHIKDGLIVDT
- a CDS encoding ABC transporter permease codes for the protein MHLLDGDIWQEIFDSVRRHKMRATLTAFGVFWGIFMLVNLLAAGNGLRNGANASMGGVRTSVAMWSGRPTSIPYKGLTKGRYIHMNDDDMAAIRKLSNEVAIVSPSNGIGDQFVARKTKGDTFQINGVWPEKFIGGNFHLLEGRYLNRFDLMEERKSVVIGRRVKELLFEEDESPIGQRIKILGVQFQVVGVVEPSALNNWAQRELTRIYMPQYTLRKAFNQGSQVHSFSVTPVSGVDAAIVEKNVTNLLLRRHRVHPDDKGVIGSWNSQAQYDRVQSLFTGIAFFSWFVAIGTIIAGVVGVGNIMLITVKERTKEIGIRKALGATPASIISAIVQESLAITFLAGYAGLVAGVLVVELVDTFASDPNTTFLNPEISFSTAIWAILVLLFAGAVASILPARRAANVNPVVALQDE
- a CDS encoding ABC transporter permease, translating into MEFDNLQEILFTIRKNKLRTFLTAFGVFWGILILILLLGAGKGLENGITQGFGSDDRSSMWISAGRTAIPYQGTPNGRQINFTEDDLTALREQFGEVQYVSAENRAGIRWRRTINVTYKNKSGAFGVFGVADDYFSIKRFLEYRAGRTLNVLDTADTRKVALIGSAVRDRLFGENVDPTGEQITFHGIVLQVVGVFYDSGRQGRMSERIYIPLTTFQKTFGSANKVGTLALTPKSSTDSYTLEENLKTFLRQRHGVAPTDERAISIYNTARQLESTTKTFAAITMFVWFVGLGTLAAGIVGISNIMIITVKDRTREIGVRKALGATPLSIVTMILSESVLVTATAGYCGLVLGVAILEGVSLVVKNAGGSLGFFGAPDIELSTAIQAVIVLIVAGALAGLAPALRAAKILPIEAMREE
- a CDS encoding glycoside hydrolase family 43 protein — encoded protein: MIKVKGFILAATVALFTGCADSNPVPAESALVPPSLPVTFKWFDYTGHDAVFSNPLGPNEYRNPIVAGFYPDPSITRAGDSYYMVHSSFSYFPGIPLLRSNDLVHWQPLGHVLTRSSQLKNLDGAGVSRGIFAPTIRYHDGVFYVITTGVDGAGGNFIVTAKDPAGEWSDPYYLPEIDGIDPSLFFNDDGKVYVTHNGPPLEPPLYEGHRAIWKWELDLETLQIIPDTGKVIVNGGADITKKPIWIEGPHLYKVNGWYYLLCAEGGTAENHSEVVFRARSLNEPFVPYEHNPILSQRHLDPTRVNPVATAGHVDMVQTPNGDWWAVFLATRNYQQDYFNTGRETFLMPVQWNDEWPVIAGGTEALPYTAPAPKGLAVTKNAQPLNGNFTVTERFSGPSLNWQWNTLRSGDSEWYSFLPEGGLQLKPSGVQLADLKQPAFVGRRQQHQSFTARTELQLPVPAEHQAGITVFQSEQAHVLLAVEHQQLEQQLVLYHQDKSGFKRLATHPLTEANRDKLTLIVEGDEQAYRFAYQWGEQAPIEWLEVSVDVRDLSTQRAGGFVGVYVGLFARTLDE